A genomic window from Bubalus bubalis isolate 160015118507 breed Murrah chromosome 11, NDDB_SH_1, whole genome shotgun sequence includes:
- the LOC112588012 gene encoding olfactory receptor 4F3/4F16/4F29 has product MDGGNHSVVSEFVFLGLTYSWEFQLLLLVFSSVLYVASMAGNILIVFSVTTDPHLHSPMYFLLASLSFIDLGACSVTSPKMIYDLFRKCKVISFGGCIAQIFFIHVIGGVEMVLLIAMAFDRYVAICKPLHYLSIMSPRMCILFLAAAWALGVSHSLFQLAFIVNLPFCGPNVLDSFYCDLPRLLRLACTDTYRLQFMVTVNSGFICVSSFFILLISYMFILLTVWKRSSGGSSKALSTLSAHITVVILFFGPTMFVYTWPHPNSQMDKFLALFDTVLTPFLNPVIYTFRNKEMKAAMKRVCKQLVIYGTIS; this is encoded by the coding sequence ATGGATGGAGGGAATCACTCGGTGGTGTCTGAGTTTGTGTTTCTGGGACTCACTTATTCATGGGAGTTCCAGCTGCTCCTCCTGGTGTTCTCCTCTGTGCTCTATGTGGCAAGCATGGCTGGGAACATCCTCATTGTGTTTTCTGTGACTACTGATCCTCACTTACATTCCCCCATGTATTTCCTACTGGCCAGCCTCTCCTTCATTGACTTGGGAGCCTGCTCTGTCACTTCTCCCAAGATGATCTATGACCTTTTCAGAAAATGTAAAGTCATTTCTTTTGGAGGCTGCATTGCTCAGATCTTCTTCATCCATGTCATTGGTGGGGTGGAGATGGTGCTGCTCATAGCCATGGCCTTTGACAGATATGTTGCCATATGTAAGCCTCTCCACTATCTGAGCATCATGAGCCCGAGGATGTGCATTTTGTTTCTGGCTGCTGCCTGGGCCCTTGGTGTCAGCCACTCACTGTTCCAGCTAGCATTTATTGTTAATTTGCCCTTCTGTGGTCCGAATGTATTGGACAGCTTTTACTGTGATCTTCCTCGGCTCCTCAGACTGGCCTGTACAGATACTTACAGACTTCAGTTCATGGTCACTGTCAACAGTGGGTTTATCTGTGTTAGTTCCTTCTTTATACTCCTCATCTCCTATATGTTCATCCTGTTAACTGTTTGGAAACGGTCCTCAGGTGGTTCATCCAAGGCCCTCTCCACTTTGTCAGCTCACATCACTGTggttattttgttctttggtcCAACCATGTTTGTCTATACATGGCCGCACCCCAATTCCCAAATGGACAAGTTTCTTGCTCTTTTTGATACGGTTCTCACTCCTTTCTTGAATCCAGTTATTTACACATTcaggaataaagaaatgaaagcagcaaTGAAGAGAGTATGCAAACAGCTAGTGATTTATGGGACGATTTCATAA